In one Polynucleobacter sp. JS-JIR-5-A7 genomic region, the following are encoded:
- a CDS encoding linear amide C-N hydrolase, protein MQNQVKQNWKNQLTKKIVATSVCASLALTPLISNACTSFLLKGNDNGYVYGRTMEFGLALKSQLTLIPKNTAMQGVGVDSKPGTGLNWTAKYTAAGMNGLGLPVLVDGMNEKGLVGGLLNAPNTAVFQAVPAADSAKSIASVQMLTYALTNYATIDEVKAGFPKILVNRSIIPAFHNQSAPVRMTLHDALGKSLVIEYLKGELVMTDNPTGVMTNDPAFREQLNNIGNYANLTNVERNALVINGASFVPPSSGSGLHGLPGDYLSPSRFIRALFLTKSVPTTYSTAQHTNTAWHILGSFDIPPGAISLPASNAYGGGAGGIEITEWSVVADNKNRMYYVKMFESTNVLAFDFKKIDPNAKEVQFYDLNKPQTYIPIN, encoded by the coding sequence GTGCAAAATCAAGTTAAACAAAATTGGAAGAATCAACTCACCAAGAAAATCGTCGCCACTAGCGTGTGCGCTTCTTTGGCATTGACTCCTCTCATCAGCAATGCTTGTACAAGCTTTTTGCTCAAAGGCAATGACAACGGTTACGTGTATGGCAGAACGATGGAGTTTGGTTTAGCGCTCAAGTCGCAACTCACCCTCATTCCTAAAAATACTGCTATGCAAGGTGTGGGCGTTGATAGCAAACCCGGTACCGGTCTTAATTGGACGGCTAAATATACCGCCGCTGGTATGAATGGTTTGGGTTTGCCAGTACTCGTTGATGGTATGAATGAAAAAGGTTTGGTCGGTGGCTTACTCAATGCTCCCAATACCGCGGTATTTCAGGCGGTGCCAGCAGCCGATTCCGCTAAGAGTATTGCGTCAGTGCAGATGCTCACTTATGCCTTGACTAACTATGCAACGATTGATGAAGTCAAAGCCGGCTTTCCAAAGATTTTGGTGAATCGCTCCATCATACCGGCATTTCATAATCAATCAGCACCTGTCCGCATGACCTTGCATGATGCGCTGGGTAAGAGCCTAGTCATTGAGTATCTCAAAGGCGAGTTAGTGATGACCGATAACCCAACTGGGGTGATGACCAATGATCCTGCCTTTCGTGAGCAACTCAACAATATTGGTAACTACGCAAATCTGACTAATGTAGAGCGCAATGCTTTGGTGATTAATGGCGCTAGTTTTGTTCCACCAAGTTCCGGTAGCGGTTTGCATGGCCTACCAGGAGACTACCTCAGTCCAAGTCGCTTTATTCGTGCGCTATTTTTAACCAAGTCCGTACCAACCACTTACTCGACTGCGCAGCATACCAATACCGCTTGGCATATTTTGGGTAGCTTTGATATTCCTCCTGGTGCGATTAGTTTGCCTGCAAGCAATGCTTATGGTGGGGGGGCAGGTGGTATTGAGATTACAGAATGGTCTGTGGTTGCTGATAATAAAAATCGGATGTATTACGTCAAGATGTTTGAAAGCACCAATGTGTTGGCGTTTGACTTTAAGAAGATTGATCCCAATGCCAAAGAGGTGCAGTTTTACGATCTCAATAAACCTCAGACCTATATTCCCATCAATTAG
- a CDS encoding YbaB/EbfC family nucleoid-associated protein produces the protein MMKGGLAGLMKQAQQMQEKMKVAQEQLAALEVTGQAAGGLVKVTVSGKYEIKRVQIDPGAMDDREMLEDLIVTAYTDAFKQVEAASGQLMSGATAGMPMPPGFKLPF, from the coding sequence ATGATGAAAGGTGGACTTGCTGGTCTCATGAAACAGGCTCAGCAGATGCAAGAGAAGATGAAAGTGGCGCAAGAGCAATTGGCTGCGCTAGAAGTCACTGGTCAAGCGGCTGGTGGCTTAGTCAAGGTGACCGTCTCTGGTAAGTACGAGATCAAACGGGTGCAGATTGATCCAGGCGCAATGGATGACCGTGAGATGTTAGAAGACTTAATCGTTACTGCTTATACAGATGCATTTAAGCAAGTAGAAGCGGCTAGCGGGCAATTGATGTCAGGCGCTACTGCTGGCATGCCAATGCCTCCGGGCTTTAAGTTGCCGTTCTAA
- the recR gene encoding recombination mediator RecR, with product MARIEAPQDALGRLIEALRVLPGVGPKSAQRMAFYLLQHDRNGAAVLAQSLGEAVETVGHCARCNTFSETQICSTCSDGRRDPSLLCIVETPADQVMVEQTLSFKGNYFVLMGRISPLDGMGPNEIHFDRLLTRIENPDTCVPIREVVLATNFTSEGEATAHYIGEVLKAKGIKVTRIARGIPVGGELEYVDAGTLARALMDRR from the coding sequence ATGGCGCGCATAGAAGCACCTCAAGATGCACTCGGTCGCTTGATTGAGGCATTGCGGGTATTGCCTGGAGTAGGCCCTAAGTCTGCTCAGCGCATGGCCTTTTATTTATTACAGCATGATCGCAATGGCGCAGCAGTGCTTGCTCAATCATTAGGCGAAGCAGTCGAGACCGTTGGTCACTGTGCCCGTTGTAATACTTTTTCCGAAACACAAATCTGTAGCACTTGCTCTGATGGTCGTCGTGACCCATCACTGCTGTGTATTGTAGAAACGCCTGCTGACCAAGTGATGGTAGAGCAGACCTTGAGTTTTAAGGGCAACTACTTTGTCCTGATGGGCCGCATTTCACCACTCGATGGTATGGGCCCCAATGAAATTCATTTTGATCGCTTACTCACTCGTATAGAGAACCCAGATACTTGTGTGCCGATTCGAGAAGTGGTGCTAGCAACGAACTTTACGAGTGAGGGCGAAGCAACAGCCCATTACATTGGTGAAGTACTCAAAGCTAAAGGTATTAAAGTCACGCGTATTGCACGCGGTATTCCGGTGGGTGGGGAGCTCGAGTATGTGGATGCAGGTACCTTGGCCAGGGCTCTCATGGATCGTCGTTAG
- a CDS encoding TauD/TfdA family dioxygenase: MANITIKKISGALGAEISGIDLKQKLSSEEIHSIKQAFLDHQVIFLRNQDIDAKHFLNFARLIGKPIKYPFVKGLNEFPMIIEVKKLKHEKVNFGGIWHSDTTYLKVPPKASMLLSQKIPPYGGDTMFANQYLAYESLSSTMKQLLDGLIGISSSAKADVSKTREDRIKNDGSAKANEVLLAEHPIVRTHPETGKKSLFINIAHTIGIKGMSPEESQPLLNFLFERQIKPEFTCRFSWTKNAIALWDNRCVLHNPINDYHGFERLMLRITLQGDQPA, translated from the coding sequence ATGGCTAATATAACGATCAAAAAAATTTCTGGTGCTTTAGGTGCAGAGATTAGTGGCATTGATTTGAAACAGAAACTTTCTTCAGAAGAAATTCATTCGATTAAACAAGCTTTCTTAGATCACCAAGTAATTTTTTTACGTAATCAAGATATTGACGCAAAACATTTTCTCAATTTTGCTCGCTTAATAGGTAAGCCCATTAAGTATCCTTTTGTAAAAGGGCTCAATGAATTCCCCATGATTATTGAAGTGAAAAAATTAAAACATGAGAAAGTTAATTTTGGCGGTATTTGGCACTCGGACACTACCTATCTCAAGGTTCCCCCCAAGGCTTCCATGCTGCTATCTCAAAAAATACCGCCTTACGGAGGCGACACTATGTTTGCCAATCAGTATTTGGCTTATGAGTCCTTATCTAGCACGATGAAACAATTGCTCGATGGTCTGATTGGTATTAGCAGCTCAGCTAAGGCAGATGTTTCTAAAACTCGAGAAGATCGCATCAAGAATGATGGCAGCGCAAAAGCGAATGAAGTGCTACTAGCCGAGCATCCTATTGTCAGAACCCATCCTGAAACTGGTAAGAAATCCCTATTTATTAATATTGCTCATACTATTGGCATCAAGGGGATGAGCCCAGAAGAAAGCCAGCCTTTACTGAACTTTCTCTTTGAGCGCCAAATCAAGCCTGAATTTACCTGCCGGTTTTCTTGGACTAAAAATGCCATTGCGCTTTGGGATAACCGCTGTGTATTGCACAACCCAATTAACGACTATCACGGCTTTGAAAGGTTAATGCTCAGAATTACCTTGCAAGGTGACCAGCCGGCCTAA
- the dnaX gene encoding DNA polymerase III subunit gamma/tau: MTALALARSWRPKTFSELVGQDHVVKALTHALDQGRLHHAWLFTGTRGVGKTTIARIMAKALNCTGSDGSGKMTSEPCGKCPSCLEINEGRFVDYIEMDAASNRGVDDIAALLEKAAYAPSNGRYKVYMIDEVHMLTNHAFNAMLKTLEEPPEHVKFILATTDPQKIPVTILSRCLQFNLKQMPVPLIVEHLERVLAAEKVTYEVNALRVLAKAAQGSMRDALSLTDQAIAYAAGKVTEESVRGMLGTLDDAYLIRILDCIIAKDGASLLAVANEMGERSMSFSLALQDLSSLLQKIAAAQVVPESVLEDWPEAGEIRRLAGQLTKEEAQLFYQITITSRPDLSLAPDEQTGFAMTLLRMLAFRPGSSNSGGGGSAPTPSAPSAPPVNTARSSSVASAPAAKVAPASASAKSVASASAPASAPVAAAAPVAVAASAVGNPAERPDWHSLMRQLPVKGLVQQLAFQTELQDWADSPVAVKASILTPMPQLASEASIARLADALTAHFGKTVKIVIEKGEVEGKTVAKVDAQIHQEKRMNAEQLIAADPFIQQLEKEFGAKVVGGSVKPL, translated from the coding sequence ATGACAGCACTGGCATTAGCCCGTTCGTGGCGCCCTAAAACATTCTCCGAATTGGTGGGGCAAGACCATGTGGTGAAAGCCTTAACCCATGCTTTAGATCAGGGTCGCTTGCATCATGCGTGGCTCTTTACGGGCACTCGTGGAGTCGGTAAGACCACGATTGCGCGCATTATGGCTAAAGCGCTCAATTGCACAGGATCGGATGGATCGGGCAAGATGACTTCAGAGCCTTGCGGCAAATGTCCATCGTGCTTAGAGATTAATGAAGGTCGCTTTGTTGACTACATCGAGATGGATGCAGCGAGTAATCGCGGTGTAGATGATATTGCTGCACTTCTGGAGAAAGCAGCCTACGCACCGAGTAATGGTCGCTATAAGGTTTACATGATTGACGAGGTGCATATGCTCACCAATCATGCCTTTAATGCCATGCTCAAAACATTAGAAGAGCCGCCAGAGCACGTTAAATTTATTCTAGCCACTACGGATCCACAAAAGATCCCTGTGACCATTTTGTCGCGTTGCTTGCAGTTCAATCTCAAGCAAATGCCAGTACCACTCATCGTTGAGCACTTAGAGAGAGTACTCGCTGCAGAAAAAGTGACCTATGAAGTTAATGCGCTACGTGTTTTAGCAAAAGCAGCGCAAGGTTCGATGCGCGATGCTTTATCACTCACAGATCAAGCAATTGCTTATGCTGCTGGTAAGGTCACCGAAGAATCGGTGCGCGGCATGCTCGGCACATTAGATGACGCGTATCTCATTCGGATTTTAGATTGCATCATTGCCAAAGATGGCGCAAGCCTTTTGGCAGTTGCTAATGAAATGGGTGAGCGCAGCATGTCATTCTCATTAGCATTGCAAGACTTATCTAGCTTGTTGCAAAAAATTGCAGCAGCCCAAGTCGTGCCAGAGTCTGTCTTAGAGGATTGGCCAGAAGCAGGTGAGATTCGTCGCTTAGCAGGACAACTCACCAAAGAGGAAGCACAACTCTTCTATCAAATTACGATTACAAGCCGTCCTGACCTATCGCTCGCACCCGATGAGCAAACTGGTTTTGCTATGACACTTTTGCGCATGTTGGCGTTTCGTCCTGGAAGTAGTAATAGTGGTGGAGGAGGTTCTGCGCCCACACCTTCAGCACCATCGGCCCCACCAGTTAATACTGCCCGTTCATCCTCTGTAGCTTCTGCGCCTGCCGCTAAAGTAGCGCCAGCATCTGCAAGTGCTAAGTCGGTTGCCTCTGCCTCTGCTCCTGCTTCTGCTCCTGTTGCTGCAGCTGCCCCGGTCGCTGTTGCCGCTAGCGCAGTTGGCAACCCTGCCGAGCGTCCCGATTGGCATAGCTTGATGCGTCAGTTACCAGTCAAAGGTTTAGTGCAGCAATTGGCATTTCAGACAGAGTTACAAGATTGGGCAGATTCACCTGTGGCTGTGAAAGCAAGCATTCTGACTCCAATGCCGCAGTTAGCTTCCGAGGCTTCTATCGCCCGCCTAGCTGATGCACTGACTGCGCACTTTGGTAAGACAGTCAAGATCGTGATTGAAAAAGGTGAAGTAGAAGGTAAGACCGTTGCCAAAGTAGATGCACAGATTCATCAAGAGAAAAGAATGAACGCTGAGCAATTGATTGCTGCCGATCCTTTTATTCAACAATTAGAAAAAGAGTTTGGCGCTAAAGTCGTTGGTGGCTCAGTCAAGCCACTGTAA
- a CDS encoding type II toxin-antitoxin system RelE/ParE family toxin, which produces MIVFTTPRFDRAIKKISPAEKKTLDDTVKSIVADPSQGEMKKGDLTGIQVFKFRHLTQQMLLAYSVSLDGSKLVLMGYGVHENFYRDLKR; this is translated from the coding sequence ATGATTGTATTTACGACACCTAGATTTGATAGGGCTATTAAGAAGATATCACCTGCTGAGAAAAAGACTCTTGATGATACCGTCAAGAGCATAGTTGCTGACCCATCTCAGGGTGAGATGAAAAAAGGCGATTTAACAGGTATCCAGGTATTTAAATTTAGACATCTAACGCAGCAGATGTTGTTAGCTTATTCCGTCAGTCTTGATGGATCTAAGCTTGTGCTGATGGGGTATGGGGTTCACGAAAACTTCTATCGTGATTTGAAGCGATAA
- a CDS encoding carbohydrate porin, translated as MIRKFYFLLLLSILCTFLGASAFAQRAGSGADQIASFANDLSWLPTEGEIFGLPVNIHGQSTYINQRYNNFTSSYSGLNSMSALKSMSYTWSGTLFVGARLAPDTDFYFNPEVVSGVPFSGLTGLGGFTNGEATKAGGAQAKFYSARAFLRHTINQEGDKVVLEDDANQITQTVSSNRVVITAGQFSTLDIFDDSRYAKDPRIQFMNWGNMTYLAYDYAADARGYSTGLAGEWYLSNWVLRASRMLAPKNPNGRDLNWQIFNTYGDQVEVERQHHIADLPGKVSVLAYRNRMILARFQDATNYVIANNAQGTQAINNVRNNYQYKTGVGIHGEQALTHDLGIYGRAFTSDGHTETMSFTEADNSVSVGMGMNGTSWSRPSDSIGISMMQNGLSSYRRGYLQAGGVSYFIGDYASASQTISYRPERIGEVYYNALLVKNVLGGVNFQHIQNPAYNSARGPVNIVSFRIHAEF; from the coding sequence ATGATCCGCAAGTTTTATTTCCTTCTCCTGTTGAGCATTTTGTGCACTTTTCTTGGAGCTTCTGCGTTTGCGCAGAGGGCAGGGTCAGGCGCTGACCAAATTGCCAGTTTTGCTAACGACCTTTCTTGGTTACCAACTGAAGGTGAGATTTTTGGTCTGCCCGTCAATATTCACGGTCAAAGCACTTATATCAATCAGCGTTATAACAATTTCACCTCCAGCTATTCAGGTCTTAATAGTATGAGTGCTCTAAAGTCAATGAGCTATACCTGGTCTGGTACTTTATTCGTTGGTGCGCGCTTGGCACCTGACACCGATTTTTATTTCAACCCAGAAGTGGTTTCTGGTGTGCCATTCTCTGGCCTAACGGGTCTTGGCGGCTTTACAAACGGTGAGGCTACCAAAGCGGGTGGCGCTCAAGCCAAGTTTTATTCTGCACGCGCATTCTTGCGTCATACCATCAACCAAGAGGGCGATAAGGTGGTGCTTGAGGATGATGCGAATCAAATTACGCAAACCGTCAGCAGTAATCGCGTAGTGATTACTGCCGGTCAATTTTCTACTTTAGATATTTTTGACGATAGTCGTTACGCAAAAGATCCTCGCATCCAGTTCATGAACTGGGGCAATATGACTTATCTGGCGTATGACTATGCTGCTGATGCCCGTGGCTACAGCACTGGTTTAGCGGGTGAGTGGTATCTGAGTAACTGGGTTTTGCGCGCCTCACGCATGTTGGCACCAAAAAACCCCAATGGTCGTGATCTGAACTGGCAAATCTTTAACACCTACGGTGACCAGGTGGAAGTAGAGCGTCAGCACCATATTGCTGATCTGCCAGGTAAGGTGAGCGTCTTAGCTTATCGCAACAGAATGATTTTGGCGCGCTTTCAGGATGCAACCAATTATGTGATTGCCAATAATGCGCAAGGCACGCAAGCGATTAACAACGTACGCAATAACTACCAATACAAAACGGGTGTTGGTATTCATGGGGAGCAAGCGCTGACTCATGACTTGGGTATCTATGGCCGCGCATTCACATCCGATGGTCATACAGAAACGATGTCGTTCACTGAAGCCGATAACTCCGTCTCAGTGGGTATGGGTATGAATGGCACTTCTTGGAGTCGTCCAAGCGATAGCATCGGAATCTCGATGATGCAAAACGGCCTATCGAGTTACAGAAGAGGCTATCTACAAGCAGGCGGCGTGTCTTACTTTATTGGTGACTATGCGAGCGCATCGCAGACTATTTCTTATCGCCCAGAGCGTATCGGCGAGGTGTACTACAACGCCCTGCTTGTGAAAAATGTTCTTGGCGGCGTGAACTTTCAGCATATTCAAAATCCTGCCTATAACTCTGCCCGCGGCCCTGTAAATATCGTCTCATTCAGGATTCATGCTGAGTTTTAA
- a CDS encoding DUF6282 family protein has product MRKFQSTKVLVASLISAGLILTSNMTQAQVGFPPPPPKVSPAAGVIDMHVHPDPDVFGRSLTDYELATIARRKGMRGIVIKNHVVTTNDRAALVMQQVPGIEVWGGIVLNKSVGGVNPSAVEWMHRMSGGRGKVVWLPTFDSDKHVKTLVDKNQSGIVVAPNGQVTPELEEVLKIIAREDLILATGHISAEEVVAVVKRAKELGVKNILITHGLTNIPGLSWEQAKQVTSMGAYIEICYLQFMTGPTAQYKWMTHWEKVDATVVAKAVKEIGADHLVLSTDLGQQGMMTPPDGVENEIAAVKAAGVSQADIDKMMKKNPAKLLGLKD; this is encoded by the coding sequence ATGCGTAAATTTCAGTCCACCAAGGTCTTAGTAGCCAGCTTAATAAGTGCTGGTTTGATATTGACCTCGAATATGACTCAGGCACAAGTAGGCTTTCCGCCACCGCCACCAAAAGTGAGTCCTGCAGCAGGTGTGATTGATATGCACGTGCATCCTGATCCAGATGTATTTGGCAGATCCTTAACTGATTACGAGTTAGCCACCATTGCTCGTCGCAAAGGCATGCGCGGTATTGTGATTAAAAACCATGTGGTCACTACCAATGATCGCGCTGCTTTGGTGATGCAACAAGTCCCCGGCATTGAAGTGTGGGGCGGTATTGTTCTAAATAAATCCGTTGGTGGTGTGAATCCTTCTGCCGTTGAGTGGATGCACCGGATGTCTGGTGGTCGCGGCAAAGTGGTATGGCTACCTACCTTTGACTCTGATAAGCATGTCAAGACCTTAGTTGATAAGAACCAATCTGGCATCGTGGTTGCGCCCAATGGCCAAGTCACACCAGAGCTTGAAGAAGTATTAAAAATCATTGCTCGTGAGGATTTGATTCTGGCGACAGGTCACATCTCTGCTGAAGAAGTAGTGGCAGTAGTCAAGCGCGCAAAAGAATTGGGCGTGAAAAATATTTTAATTACCCATGGCCTAACCAATATCCCAGGCCTGTCTTGGGAGCAAGCTAAGCAAGTTACTTCCATGGGCGCCTATATTGAAATTTGCTACCTGCAATTTATGACCGGTCCTACAGCGCAGTACAAATGGATGACGCATTGGGAAAAGGTTGATGCCACCGTGGTTGCTAAAGCGGTCAAAGAAATTGGTGCAGACCATTTAGTACTTTCAACTGACTTAGGTCAGCAAGGCATGATGACTCCACCAGATGGTGTTGAGAATGAAATTGCAGCAGTTAAAGCTGCAGGTGTGTCACAAGCAGACATCGATAAGATGATGAAAAAGAACCCAGCAAAACTATTGGGTCTCAAAGACTAA
- the htpG gene encoding molecular chaperone HtpG, with amino-acid sequence MTVATKETLGFQAEVKQLLQLMIHSLYSNKEIFLRELISNASDAADKLRFEGIAHPDWYGDDPELKIKVEFDKTARTLTITDNGIGMSREEVISNLGTIARSGTKEFFSKLSGDQQKDAALIGQFGVGFYSAFIVADRITVDTRRAGLPAADGVRWESDGSGEFTIEQIDLPQRGTKITLHLREGEDDFLNSYQLKSIIRKYSDHISLPIQMRKEEWDEDKKEQVIKDELENINQSSALWARNKSDITEEQYNEFYKHLSHDYENPLCYSLNRVEGRSEFTQLLFVPARAPFDLWDRNKRGGIKLYVKRIFIMDDAEKLMPMYLRFVTGVIDSVDLPLNVSREILQESRDIKVIRESATKRVLSMLEELANSDDEAKKEKYRTFWTQFGQVLKEGVGEDQANQERILKLLRFASTQTDSAEQTVSLAEYVSRMKEGQDKIYFVTGETFNAAKNSPHLEIFRKKGVEVLVLSDRVDEWMLSFITEFDGKQLASVAKGGLDLGSLSDEKEKKEHEETEKQFKDLVERMKKVLEEKVKDVRVTFRLTDSPACLIADENELSGNLLRMLKAAGQNAPDMKPILEINPEHPLLAKLKSDDQHFDDWTNLLFDQALLAEGGQLNDPASFVKRMNQLLLN; translated from the coding sequence ATGACTGTTGCTACTAAAGAAACCTTAGGATTTCAGGCAGAAGTAAAGCAGCTTCTGCAGTTGATGATCCACTCCTTATATTCCAATAAGGAAATTTTCCTGCGCGAGCTTATATCGAACGCCTCCGATGCTGCCGATAAATTGCGCTTTGAAGGCATTGCTCACCCTGATTGGTATGGCGATGATCCAGAACTCAAGATCAAAGTGGAATTTGATAAGACTGCTAGAACCCTCACCATTACCGATAATGGTATTGGCATGAGTCGTGAAGAGGTGATTAGTAACCTGGGCACGATTGCTCGTTCTGGCACGAAAGAATTCTTTTCCAAGCTCTCCGGAGATCAGCAAAAAGATGCTGCCTTAATTGGTCAGTTTGGTGTGGGCTTTTATTCGGCCTTTATCGTTGCCGACCGCATCACGGTTGATACCCGTCGTGCAGGATTGCCTGCTGCTGATGGTGTGCGTTGGGAATCGGATGGTTCTGGTGAATTTACGATTGAGCAAATTGATCTGCCACAACGTGGCACCAAAATTACCTTACATCTGCGCGAAGGCGAAGATGATTTCCTCAATAGTTATCAGCTCAAGTCCATTATTCGCAAGTATTCAGACCATATCTCTTTGCCCATTCAAATGCGCAAAGAAGAGTGGGATGAGGATAAAAAAGAGCAAGTCATCAAAGATGAGCTTGAAAATATTAACCAATCTTCCGCGCTTTGGGCTCGTAATAAGTCAGACATTACTGAAGAGCAGTACAACGAGTTTTATAAGCATCTCTCACATGATTATGAGAATCCGCTGTGCTACTCCTTAAATCGCGTAGAAGGTAGAAGTGAATTTACCCAACTGCTTTTTGTACCAGCTCGTGCACCATTTGATTTATGGGATCGCAATAAGCGCGGCGGCATTAAGCTGTATGTCAAACGCATCTTCATTATGGATGACGCTGAAAAGCTCATGCCGATGTATCTGCGTTTTGTCACGGGTGTGATTGATTCGGTTGATTTGCCGCTAAACGTTTCTCGTGAAATCTTGCAAGAGTCTCGTGACATTAAAGTCATTCGTGAAAGTGCTACCAAGCGAGTACTAAGCATGCTCGAAGAATTGGCTAATAGCGACGATGAGGCTAAGAAAGAGAAATATCGCACTTTCTGGACCCAGTTTGGTCAAGTACTCAAAGAAGGGGTCGGCGAAGATCAAGCAAACCAAGAGCGCATTCTCAAGTTACTTCGCTTTGCAAGCACCCAGACGGATTCTGCTGAGCAGACCGTATCTCTAGCGGAGTACGTCTCTCGTATGAAAGAAGGCCAAGATAAGATTTACTTTGTCACTGGCGAAACTTTTAACGCAGCTAAAAACAGCCCTCATCTAGAGATCTTCCGCAAAAAAGGCGTTGAAGTGCTCGTGTTATCGGATCGTGTCGATGAGTGGATGCTTTCTTTCATCACTGAGTTTGATGGCAAGCAATTGGCATCCGTTGCCAAGGGCGGCCTCGATTTAGGAAGCCTGAGTGATGAAAAAGAAAAGAAAGAGCATGAGGAGACTGAGAAGCAGTTCAAAGACTTGGTTGAGCGCATGAAAAAAGTGTTAGAAGAGAAGGTTAAAGATGTTCGTGTGACCTTCCGCTTAACAGATTCCCCAGCGTGTTTGATTGCCGATGAAAATGAGCTATCTGGCAACTTGCTACGGATGCTCAAAGCAGCAGGGCAAAATGCTCCTGATATGAAGCCCATATTGGAAATTAATCCGGAGCATCCATTGCTAGCAAAACTTAAAAGCGATGATCAGCATTTTGATGATTGGACCAATCTCTTGTTTGATCAAGCCTTATTGGCAGAAGGCGGTCAACTCAATGATCCAGCGAGTTTTGTAAAGCGCATGAATCAACTGCTGTTAAATTAA
- a CDS encoding ParD-like family protein produces MAIAIKLSDLLVEDAKPYAQAMHRSVPKQIEYWARLGKVAEENPDLPVHMLQDMLVSIEEVKVGNLNPYKFG; encoded by the coding sequence ATGGCTATAGCTATCAAGTTATCTGATCTTTTAGTAGAGGATGCAAAGCCTTATGCACAGGCAATGCATCGCTCCGTTCCTAAGCAGATTGAGTATTGGGCTCGTTTAGGTAAAGTCGCAGAGGAGAATCCTGACTTACCAGTTCATATGTTGCAGGATATGTTAGTCAGCATCGAAGAGGTGAAGGTTGGCAATCTAAATCCCTACAAATTCGGATGA